A section of the Chelmon rostratus isolate fCheRos1 chromosome 16, fCheRos1.pri, whole genome shotgun sequence genome encodes:
- the stm gene encoding protein starmaker isoform X4, protein MLQRCVVSLLIALIAVSLAAPVQEGTTDDERSALLLRHLNEGTADEPVAPQPDSADSTDSAEQTKESEEIAESPDNSDESSSETVEPDTADDTEDTAADEESNDNSDADSDVNVTGDDSEAEPEPETDSVLEAEPDSEAEPEPESDSVLEAEPDSEAEPEPDSEAESETETDSDSEIEDESDFETDSDSQFEGKPDSDLEGDSELEAEAEVNTADEDDSMAGEEGEDTGSEEPVEDNEQSEDMERAESEKVISEEDDSEGQTDRENENDEDAETLSDGHSEMSQSDSNDETEPDNQVSSDTEEVINEEEEVNQDSSVTSDNEEAEEQSPEALDITEATPTDQADQLDQPDDFVSPPQRLGL, encoded by the exons ATGCTCCAACG gtgTGTTGTGTCGCTGCTCATCGCTCTCATTGCTGTTTCTCTCGCAGCTCCAGTCCAAG AGGGGACAACAGATGACG AGAGAAGTGCACTGCTGCTCAGACACCTGAacg aAGGAACAGCAGATGAACCTGTGGCACCACAGCCAG ATTCTGCTGACAGCACTGACTCTGCTGAACAAACTAAAG AATCAGAGGAGATAGCTGAATCACCAG ATAACAGCGATGAAAGCAGTTCTGAGACGGTGGAACCCGACACAGCTGATG ATACTGAGGACACTGCAGCTGATGAAGAAAGTAACGACAACAGCGACGCTGACTCAGACGTGAACGTGACTGGTGATGACTCTGAGGCAGAACCTGAACCTGAGACTGACTCTGTACTTGAGGCTGAACCGGACTCTGAGGCAGAACCTGAACCTGAGAGTGACTCTGTACTTGAGGCTGAACCTGACTCTGAGGCAGAACCTGAACCTGACTCTGAGGCAGAATCTGAGACTGAgactgactctgactctgagaTTGAGGATGAATCTGATTTTGAGACTGACTCTGACTCCCAGTTTGAGGGTAAGCCGGACTCTGATCTTGAGGGTGACTCTGAGCttgaggctgaggctgaggtcAACACAGCAGATGAGGATGACAGTATGGctggggaggaaggggaggacaCAGGGAGTGAGGAGCCAGTAGAAGACAATGAACAGTCAGAGGACATGGAAAGAGCAGAGAGTGAAAAGGTGATCTCAGAGGAGGACGACAGTGAAGGGCAAACTGACAGGGAGAACGAGAACGATGAGGATGCTGAAACCCTGAGTGATGGACACAGTGAGATGAGTCAGAGTGACAGTAACGATGAAACTGAGCCTGACAATCAGGTCAGCAGTGACACTGAGGAGGTTAtcaatgaggaagaggaggtgaacCAGGACAGCTCTGTAACGTCAGACAatgaggaggctgaggagcagAGTCCAGAAGCTCTCGACATCACTGAAG CCACACCTACTGACCAAGCAGACCAGCTGGACCAGCCCGATGACTTCGTCTCCCCACCACAAAGG ctcGGCCTCTGA
- the stm gene encoding protein starmaker isoform X3, with product MLQRCVVSLLIALIAVSLAAPVQEGTTDDERSALLLRHLNEGTADEPVAPQPDSADSTDSAEQTKESEEIAESPDNSDESSSETMEPDTADGENGQQNSSEPKSDSTETAEEEESEEIAESPDNSDESSSETVEPDTADDTEDTAADEESNDNSDADSDVNVTGDDSEAEPEPETDSVLEAEPDSEAEPEPESDSVLEAEPDSEAEPEPDSEAESETETDSDSEIEDESDFETDSDSQFEGKPDSDLEGDSELEAEAEVNTADEDDSMAGEEGEDTGSEEPVEDNEQSEDMERAESEKVISEEDDSEGQTDRENENDEDAETLSDGHSEMSQSDSNDETEPDNQVSSDTEEVINEEEEVNQDSSVTSDNEEAEEQSPEALDITEATPTDQADQLDQPDDFVSPPQRLGL from the exons ATGCTCCAACG gtgTGTTGTGTCGCTGCTCATCGCTCTCATTGCTGTTTCTCTCGCAGCTCCAGTCCAAG AGGGGACAACAGATGACG AGAGAAGTGCACTGCTGCTCAGACACCTGAacg aAGGAACAGCAGATGAACCTGTGGCACCACAGCCAG ATTCTGCTGACAGCACTGACTCTGCTGAACAAACTAAAG AATCAGAGGAGATAGCTGAATCACCAG ATAACAGCGATGAAAGCAGTTCTGAGACGATGGAACCCGACACAGCTGATG gtgaaAATGGTCAGCAGAACTCCTCTGAACCAAAATCTG ATTCAACAGagacagctgaagaagaag AATCAGAGGAGATAGCTGAATCaccag ATAACAGCGATGAAAGCAGTTCTGAGACGGTGGAACCCGACACAGCTGATG ATACTGAGGACACTGCAGCTGATGAAGAAAGTAACGACAACAGCGACGCTGACTCAGACGTGAACGTGACTGGTGATGACTCTGAGGCAGAACCTGAACCTGAGACTGACTCTGTACTTGAGGCTGAACCGGACTCTGAGGCAGAACCTGAACCTGAGAGTGACTCTGTACTTGAGGCTGAACCTGACTCTGAGGCAGAACCTGAACCTGACTCTGAGGCAGAATCTGAGACTGAgactgactctgactctgagaTTGAGGATGAATCTGATTTTGAGACTGACTCTGACTCCCAGTTTGAGGGTAAGCCGGACTCTGATCTTGAGGGTGACTCTGAGCttgaggctgaggctgaggtcAACACAGCAGATGAGGATGACAGTATGGctggggaggaaggggaggacaCAGGGAGTGAGGAGCCAGTAGAAGACAATGAACAGTCAGAGGACATGGAAAGAGCAGAGAGTGAAAAGGTGATCTCAGAGGAGGACGACAGTGAAGGGCAAACTGACAGGGAGAACGAGAACGATGAGGATGCTGAAACCCTGAGTGATGGACACAGTGAGATGAGTCAGAGTGACAGTAACGATGAAACTGAGCCTGACAATCAGGTCAGCAGTGACACTGAGGAGGTTAtcaatgaggaagaggaggtgaacCAGGACAGCTCTGTAACGTCAGACAatgaggaggctgaggagcagAGTCCAGAAGCTCTCGACATCACTGAAG CCACACCTACTGACCAAGCAGACCAGCTGGACCAGCCCGATGACTTCGTCTCCCCACCACAAAGG ctcGGCCTCTGA
- the stm gene encoding protein starmaker isoform X2, translating into MLQRCVVSLLIALIAVSLAAPVQEGTTDDERSALLLRHLNEGTADEPVAPQPDSADSTDSAEQTKESEEIAESPDNRDESSSETVEPDTADGENGQQNSSEPKSDSTETAEEEESEEIAESPDNSDESSSETVEPDTADDTEDTAADEESNDNSDADSDVNVTGDDSEAEPEPETDSVLEAEPDSEAEPEPESDSVLEAEPDSEAEPEPDSEAESETETDSDSEIEDESDFETDSDSQFEGKPDSDLEGDSELEAEAEVNTADEDDSMAGEEGEDTGSEEPVEDNEQSEDMERAESEKVISEEDDSEGQTDRENENDEDAETLSDGHSEMSQSDSNDETEPDNQVSSDTEEVINEEEEVNQDSSVTSDNEEAEEQSPEALDITEATPTDQADQLDQPDDFVSPPQRLGL; encoded by the exons ATGCTCCAACG gtgTGTTGTGTCGCTGCTCATCGCTCTCATTGCTGTTTCTCTCGCAGCTCCAGTCCAAG AGGGGACAACAGATGACG AGAGAAGTGCACTGCTGCTCAGACACCTGAacg aAGGAACAGCAGATGAACCTGTGGCACCACAGCCAG ATTCTGCTGACAGCACTGACTCTGCTGAACAAACTAAAG AATCAGAGGAGATAGCTGAATCACCAG ATAACAGAGATGAAAGCAGCTCTGAGACGGTGGAACCCGACACAGCTGATG gtgaaAATGGTCAGCAGAACTCCTCTGAACCAAAATCTG ATTCAACAGagacagctgaagaagaag AATCAGAGGAGATAGCTGAATCaccag ATAACAGCGATGAAAGCAGTTCTGAGACGGTGGAACCCGACACAGCTGATG ATACTGAGGACACTGCAGCTGATGAAGAAAGTAACGACAACAGCGACGCTGACTCAGACGTGAACGTGACTGGTGATGACTCTGAGGCAGAACCTGAACCTGAGACTGACTCTGTACTTGAGGCTGAACCGGACTCTGAGGCAGAACCTGAACCTGAGAGTGACTCTGTACTTGAGGCTGAACCTGACTCTGAGGCAGAACCTGAACCTGACTCTGAGGCAGAATCTGAGACTGAgactgactctgactctgagaTTGAGGATGAATCTGATTTTGAGACTGACTCTGACTCCCAGTTTGAGGGTAAGCCGGACTCTGATCTTGAGGGTGACTCTGAGCttgaggctgaggctgaggtcAACACAGCAGATGAGGATGACAGTATGGctggggaggaaggggaggacaCAGGGAGTGAGGAGCCAGTAGAAGACAATGAACAGTCAGAGGACATGGAAAGAGCAGAGAGTGAAAAGGTGATCTCAGAGGAGGACGACAGTGAAGGGCAAACTGACAGGGAGAACGAGAACGATGAGGATGCTGAAACCCTGAGTGATGGACACAGTGAGATGAGTCAGAGTGACAGTAACGATGAAACTGAGCCTGACAATCAGGTCAGCAGTGACACTGAGGAGGTTAtcaatgaggaagaggaggtgaacCAGGACAGCTCTGTAACGTCAGACAatgaggaggctgaggagcagAGTCCAGAAGCTCTCGACATCACTGAAG CCACACCTACTGACCAAGCAGACCAGCTGGACCAGCCCGATGACTTCGTCTCCCCACCACAAAGG ctcGGCCTCTGA
- the stm gene encoding protein starmaker isoform X1 has translation MLQRCVVSLLIALIAVSLAAPVQEGTTDDERSALLLRHLNEGTADEPVAPQPDSADSTDSAEQTKESEEIAESPDNRDESSSETVEPDTADGAANSTDSDEQTQESEEIAESPDNSDESSSETMEPDTADGENGQQNSSEPKSDSTETAEEEESEEIAESPDNSDESSSETVEPDTADDTEDTAADEESNDNSDADSDVNVTGDDSEAEPEPETDSVLEAEPDSEAEPEPESDSVLEAEPDSEAEPEPDSEAESETETDSDSEIEDESDFETDSDSQFEGKPDSDLEGDSELEAEAEVNTADEDDSMAGEEGEDTGSEEPVEDNEQSEDMERAESEKVISEEDDSEGQTDRENENDEDAETLSDGHSEMSQSDSNDETEPDNQVSSDTEEVINEEEEVNQDSSVTSDNEEAEEQSPEALDITEATPTDQADQLDQPDDFVSPPQRLGL, from the exons ATGCTCCAACG gtgTGTTGTGTCGCTGCTCATCGCTCTCATTGCTGTTTCTCTCGCAGCTCCAGTCCAAG AGGGGACAACAGATGACG AGAGAAGTGCACTGCTGCTCAGACACCTGAacg aAGGAACAGCAGATGAACCTGTGGCACCACAGCCAG ATTCTGCTGACAGCACTGACTCTGCTGAACAAACTAAAG AATCAGAGGAGATAGCTGAATCACCAG ATAACAGAGATGAAAGCAGCTCTGAGACGGTGGAACCCGACACAGCTGATG GTGCTGCTAACAGCACAGACTCCGATGAACAGACTCAAG AATCAGAGGAGATAGCTGAATCaccag ATAACAGCGATGAAAGCAGTTCTGAGACGATGGAACCCGACACAGCTGATG gtgaaAATGGTCAGCAGAACTCCTCTGAACCAAAATCTG ATTCAACAGagacagctgaagaagaag AATCAGAGGAGATAGCTGAATCaccag ATAACAGCGATGAAAGCAGTTCTGAGACGGTGGAACCCGACACAGCTGATG ATACTGAGGACACTGCAGCTGATGAAGAAAGTAACGACAACAGCGACGCTGACTCAGACGTGAACGTGACTGGTGATGACTCTGAGGCAGAACCTGAACCTGAGACTGACTCTGTACTTGAGGCTGAACCGGACTCTGAGGCAGAACCTGAACCTGAGAGTGACTCTGTACTTGAGGCTGAACCTGACTCTGAGGCAGAACCTGAACCTGACTCTGAGGCAGAATCTGAGACTGAgactgactctgactctgagaTTGAGGATGAATCTGATTTTGAGACTGACTCTGACTCCCAGTTTGAGGGTAAGCCGGACTCTGATCTTGAGGGTGACTCTGAGCttgaggctgaggctgaggtcAACACAGCAGATGAGGATGACAGTATGGctggggaggaaggggaggacaCAGGGAGTGAGGAGCCAGTAGAAGACAATGAACAGTCAGAGGACATGGAAAGAGCAGAGAGTGAAAAGGTGATCTCAGAGGAGGACGACAGTGAAGGGCAAACTGACAGGGAGAACGAGAACGATGAGGATGCTGAAACCCTGAGTGATGGACACAGTGAGATGAGTCAGAGTGACAGTAACGATGAAACTGAGCCTGACAATCAGGTCAGCAGTGACACTGAGGAGGTTAtcaatgaggaagaggaggtgaacCAGGACAGCTCTGTAACGTCAGACAatgaggaggctgaggagcagAGTCCAGAAGCTCTCGACATCACTGAAG CCACACCTACTGACCAAGCAGACCAGCTGGACCAGCCCGATGACTTCGTCTCCCCACCACAAAGG ctcGGCCTCTGA